In Afipia sp. P52-10, the sequence TCGAACCGCGCCGGATCGACATCAACATACTTACCGCCCACGTTGCTCAGGTTCGATCCCGCCGCCACATAACCCGACGACAGAATCTGCAGGATGTCGGCCATGCCCGGCTCCGTCGAAGAACGCGCATCAAGCGCGGCCGGACAAGCCCGCTGCAAGATTGCGGTTGATGTCGATCAGCGACTTGAACTGATCGAGCTGCGGATTAATTTGCAGCGCCGCCGTCTGGGTCAGCACGAAGATGCCAATGTTGGCGATGTTCTGCCGAACCTCGAGCGGCTGCTGGTTGTCGTCGCGCAGCACGTCGCTCATGAAGATCGACCAGAGCTTGCGGTTGAACAGCAAGGCTTCCTTGGTGCGCACGCCCGTCGGATCCGGCTTGTTGACGACGTCCTGCAGCTGA encodes:
- the flaF gene encoding flagellar biosynthesis regulator FlaF, producing the protein MSDAAKAYARVANTTAAPREIEAQALLKAANQLQDVVNKPDPTGVRTKEALLFNRKLWSIFMSDVLRDDNQQPLEVRQNIANIGIFVLTQTAALQINPQLDQFKSLIDINRNLAAGLSGRA